In the genome of Siniperca chuatsi isolate FFG_IHB_CAS linkage group LG14, ASM2008510v1, whole genome shotgun sequence, the window TTGAGCTTGTGGTCCTCTAGCCACCTTTTATACTTAGCCCTACTTTTTTTGTAGCCAAATCTGGCTATGTCCACCATGAACACCCAGGCCAGTCCATACATAGCCACGCCGCTGAGCTTCATTATCAGTGTGGTCCTGGGAGAGGTGAGCTCACAGTAAAACATCACTGTGCCGACTCCCACGCGCACGGTGGcgaacaataaaataaaaagcaggtCCACTGCGTCGCCCAGCAGGCTGTCGTACAGGCCCACCTGGCGGAGGAACCAGCGGGTCTGCAGCAGGGGGTTGGTGATCTCGCTGCCGAAGATAACTCCACAGGTCTCACAGCCTGACACTCCCATGACCAGAGCCAGCAGGATGCCCACAATGCTCGCAGCATGGTGCGCCAGCATGACAGGACCCTCAGTGCGGTTGCATACACACCAGCACATATCAAAGAAGAAGTAGCCGAGGCAGACGGCCAGGGTGAAGGCCTGGAGCTCAGTGTTTTCTGTACCTGGGGAATAGATAGGGACAGGTTCAGGCAAGAGGGTTAAATGTAATGTGAAGACTGTGAATTCTGtttgtgccataaagcaatTCATCATCCATCCCAGTGGCATGTAGTGTGCAACAATCTGTAAAACAAGAGTAATGGTCTTGTTTTATGGTAATTATACTAATAAACTGCTAAAATATTGCTCCTTTAAGTGTACAGTACGTCAATTAAGAACTCCACAAAGAGAACtgtacaaatatttttgttaacTAGTCTCCTTCTCTGATATGTAAACTGTCCTTCTGTCAAGTACACAGATCTttcacttgagtaaaagtagccaCAGataccacagtgcagaaatactctgttacaagtaaaagtcctgcattcaaaatcttacttaagtaaaagtacagaagtatcagcatcaaaatatacttaaagtaccaaaggTACTTATTATGCAGAGTGGCCCATTTCagagtaatatactgtatattatattgacagattataattattgatgcattaatgtgttcatcactttaatgttgcagctggtaaaggtgccGCTGATCTCAgctatactgctgggtagtttaatccataataatacatcataatttattagttgattatattttgtattaagaatctgaatctgcaaagtaactagtaactccagctgtcagcagATAAATGTAGAGAAGTAAAAAGTCCAGTATTCCCTCTtcaatgtagtggagtagaagtataaacgATAAattgtgtctgatatgtttaTTCCCAGGaaaggacctgaatacttcctccaacACTGGTTCCCTACAATACTCCTTCATCAATAGCCATTaagtttatttgtacatttgCCCACAGTTTTGCACTATTCAGAATTTAGAAAAATCGTGTAAAAACcctcttcattcattctttgACTCGTTGATGGATTTGAACTTATTAACTAAGTTAAATGTTGCTTTCTTATAATCCATTTAGCGTTCTTACCACAGTGTTTCGACACTTATGATTTAACtataacagacattttaaaattgtatgttGCTCTCGCTGAACTCCCATGTGGATTCAACAGTAACAGGACTTTGTTACTGAGCTTCATTGACCCTCAGTGAGCACAGCAGACCACTACTAATAAAaaccaaactttatttatagccCTTTCAGAGAATTTGCAGAATGATTTACAAAGAAAGGAGACACAAACATAATCTCACAGTCTGACTAATTACatgtagtttttacatttctagcAGATTTCAgatttgcattaaaaaacaatttagtaaGATATCTTTTAAGCTGCATTTATAGACTTCAAGTCAAGTTACGGTggcatttaaacagtttttgtaTATATTGCTCATGACTTTATACCACTGACCTGCATGTGTGAGGGGCCAGGGGCCGTCTATGAAAATGACATACGCTGTCAGCAGCACTATGAGGACCCCGTGGGACAAAGTGACCAGCCGACAGTTCCACTCGGGCCCCCGCTGAGCGAAGGTACAGCAGAACAACAAGTAGAGACAGAACCAGCCCATCAGGCTGCAGATCACCTCCAGTACTGGCATGGCTGTCTGTATGGGACGATTGAACTGATATCGTATAAATATCATGTGTGTTTAATTTGAACATATTTCAAAATCATATCATATCACTTTAATGACATTACACTTAAGTAAAGAGGCCCCTTAAGCAACTAAGCAATTTGCAGCTAAGTTTATATTTTCAGGTTGTCACCAAATGTATAATTACTTGAACTGTTGTGGGAAAATCACTGTGCCCAAATGGATCCGATGCAATACGGAGTTAACTTTACCCAGAACAAATGGGTTGTTTTGACCAAGAgatagtgttgttttttatattactgCTAAGTTATTTACCCAAACTTAAATATGGCTATTTTTGACCCAGTGTGAGACACAACAAGCTCAAGTTTTACCCTAAAACTGTCACAAATGTATTGTATAAAACAACGTGCATATGACATTCAAAACGGCAAAGGATGCACATGTATACACTTTATTATAACCCacttatttagtatttataagcagtatataaacatttaataaatggtttataacacactgtaatgtagttgtaagccgagtttattaatgtatttgtcaaccaCAATAACTCCtcatgacaatatagtaaaacacagttataATAAAATATCTTCACATGAGAAGTTGTTGCCAAATACTGTAAAGActaaaaaatgtccttatatcttattattattacattttgtatacTGTTATAAATGCTAGGGaggttaaaataaagtgataCCCAGTCTGTAACAAGTAGTTTAAAAAGAGCTAGAGTCTGTAACCAAACCATATTTTAACTTTGGAAAATAAACCaacagtaattttaaaaaacaacactcTTGAGTGGTTTTCTACCCGTGGGTGCTGGGTAACGTTAAGCCAGTGTTGCATTAGTGCTATATTGACCCAAATTGGGTCAGTTTTGACCCAGTGACTTTCTTTGAGCATGTAACACTATTACAAAGGACTTACCttaactcctcctcctctcagttgTCCTCAAATACATCGTACGCAGCCTCGACCTCCATCACTGTTTATGTTCCATAAAAGGCATACAGACTCCACCAAAGTGCCCAAAGCTCAGCACATTTCGATGGACACATGTTCACTATGTCAAGATGACAGAAATGCCATGTGCAGGCTACTATAGACAGTTAGTGGATCCTTTATCCCTTCCCCCTGGATCTCAGACGTGATCCTCTTAAAGGATTACAGTCTCTACTTCTCTGCAGATACCTGCTTTTAGACAGGACGGGTGATACGAGGCAGCAGCTGTTTCACACTAAAGTAAAACTAAACTGAAGTTTGCTCAATGACACCCTGTCCTGATGTCTTTGCAATGGCTACCAATGCAAGCCAGAGCTGATGTTGAAATCCTCCTTTTGATTTACAAGACTTTAAATGGATTGGACCTACGTCTCCAgtcttattacttattattaatCTTTTTGGGGTAGAAACTTTGCTCATGAAGCTCCCCTTCTTTGGAATAAACTCTTATAGCACACAGATTTTTTCCCCTATGCAAGTTTCAATGGCTGGCTGATTTCTACTTTGATAACCCTAAACTAAATCCTGTTATATTAATATTCTGAACTGTATGTGTGGGATTCTgcctgtgtgtacatgtgaggTCTCGTTGTGTCCGATGTTTATATCTCAACCTTTAAAGTGTGCAGAGGAGTTTTTGGAGTTTGGAAGAAGTTGGagttctttcttctttttaattctctttttcttgacttttaaagagaaaatgaacagcAAGACTACATTAACAAAATGAACGCCATATGAACATAAAGACCTTTCAAACatgaaagataaaaataaataaatacatacattacatacgAAGGGAGACTAACGATTACAGTGGAACGTGTTTCAGatgcacatttacacaaagTCTGGTCTGAAGGTTGAGACGTAAATAATccattttgttcagttttcaaCAAATATGTTCTCCTGGGTTCTCAAGCTAAAAGTAATTCTCTCCATTACGTAAATGTCGCCCACCAGGCCAATCCATTCACCAACACtaggtttttctttttccagccATTTCTTAGTCGGTGATTTCTTACAAGCCACCAATAATATTCGCAACAAATATTTATCCTTCTTCCTCTACTCAAGTTCCTCCAGTTTAATCAGGTACATCGTCTCATaactaaaaaattattttggttAAAAACACAGTTTCCAGGATGCTATGAAATTTAGTCccaaatatatgaaaatgatttgtgtcTTTGTTCCCACAAGATTCGCAGCAGTCAGTCTCCTCTGAATGAGACTTCTTTTGGGTACAGAAATAATGAATAACCTTCTTCCAGCTATGAAGCTGAAGTTCTGATGTCCTGAGATTTGATGCTTTTCAGACTCCTTTGCCATGAAATGgtgtgagggggaaaaaaacgtCCCAATTTTAATGGTGCAAATGTGTTTAAACGTAGTCATAAGCTGGTGATGTTCAGTTATATTGATGCCAGAAAGAATCCAGAAAGAAAGAAGTTGTGCTTTACATTTTTAGTGATTTAGTGAAAAGGGATGAAGGTAGAGGCAGACTGATATGTGTGATACCCGAGAAACAACAGCCAAAGTCAGTGATGTAATGAGCAGGACAGAAATACAAGATTAGGCTTTGCAAACACACCCAGCACACACATCAAACCCCAGTCTTGTCTGCAGGCTCTTACGAATGCTTAACATAGTTATTAGAGTCatagtgattattttctcatGTAAATTAGCTAATTTGCATCTGATAGTGAGCTTGATTTGAAAGAACCTTGAATGCTTATGATTACAGCGAGgattgtgttctgtgttttttgtttcatggCAAATAAAACTGCATTGTGGAGAAGAAACACGGTGTCATGTAGCCTGCTGCAGACGTATGAGCTCTCCACACAGTTCAGTTAAGAGGAGGAATGATCCCCGATCAGTGTTTCCCCACCTGCAGACACTGCCACGATGCCTAAAGGCCTCCTGGAGGCAGACAGGCTAACTGTGAGAAACTAAATGACTGAATCAATACGTGACTGAGGTATATGGGAGCACAGCAACAATTACATCTATGCAGTGTACATACAGGTAAGAAGTTTTCACATGTGACTCTGCAGCTTAATAACCTGTCCTGCAGCATTAACCCACTTCCAGAGTCGCTCTAATCTGACACAAGAGAAGATTATTGGTCAGTCGTGGAGAGTTAATACATAATAGGAAACAGACAATTATGTGATGGAATTCATATTTATGATAGGAACTAACACAGGACAAGTGAAGATAGAGTGCAGAAGTGGAACTTAACTGTAGAAATAGCTTTGACATTACATGCATGGTGATGTTAACATG includes:
- the LOC122887840 gene encoding TLC domain-containing protein 5-like, yielding MPVLEVICSLMGWFCLYLLFCCTFAQRGPEWNCRLVTLSHGVLIVLLTAYVIFIDGPWPLTHAGTENTELQAFTLAVCLGYFFFDMCWCVCNRTEGPVMLAHHAASIVGILLALVMGVSGCETCGVIFGSEITNPLLQTRWFLRQVGLYDSLLGDAVDLLFILLFATVRVGVGTVMFYCELTSPRTTLIMKLSGVAMYGLAWVFMVDIARFGYKKSRAKYKRWLEDHKLKEINTQKLDGLSDKSD